Part of the Lotus japonicus ecotype B-129 chromosome 6, LjGifu_v1.2 genome, TAGGTGTGAGGAATTTCAATGTATTTCATTTTTGTCAGTGCAGATTTTCAAATCCTATGGTTGGACGCTGCCCATCATCCTTGCGTCTTGGTTGCTTGCTACTGGCCCGAAAGCTTTACTTATGACATTAGCAATTCCCCTTGGTCAGTCTGCACTTGCACTAGCATTTGAGAAACTATGGGGACGGTCCGAGAGCAAGCCAAGACGCAAGTACAGGATGAGGAGGAAACCCCGCACTGCAAATGGCAACCGAGTTGAGGAAGAGCCTGAAGAAAACCCGAAAACTAATAAGGGGAAGAAGACAGGGTACCAGTCATGGGTTGTTGAGAATAATGGATCAGTTGGTACTGATAGGGGAAACCGAGAAGCACCGAGTTTTGGTGGATGGGATGAGTTGGAGAGATCTAGGCCAGCGACAAGATCATCTCGAGCCATGGGGGGATCCCAAAGGATGCCTACAGAAGCTGGAAGGTTGAGTcggagagaaagaaaaagtgaCACACCTCTGCTATTGCGGTTGCTCATTGCTGTTTTTCCATTTTTGGGCTCTTGGACAAAGATGTTGTAATAGTCTCTACCATTAAGTTGAACTTGAATGAGTTagattgtgattttttttacatcTTCCTTGAATGAAAAGAAGCCAAGTAGTTTATTTTATGAAGGTTGTTAGTCCTGTACCCACTTTAGCAACATGTGTTTGTATCAGATGATGAATTCAGTTCATCAATTGCAGAAAATTTGTACTCTTTACTTGTCTTGTTTTTAGCAGAAAGGTATTTTGCACACCTCCATTTTGGTGGGTCTTTTGAGTGTGTTGTAATGGCATTTCACCAAATAATGGTTTTTTAGCCAGCTTTTGTGATAATCTTTAATTAACTGTGCTGTTGCACTGCTGTATACTATTCTAACAGGAAATTCTACTGTGTGTTACCACTTCTTCTCAGTTAAAGGATAAGGAAGAACCTATAAAATGAGTAATGGTTAAGTATTTGTGCCAAGTGAATATCTTTTCTGGGTTACATTTTCTATTTCCTTAATCAACCCTTCTACATGCTTGGAATTCTTAAACCCTTATGAACTGCTAAAGCATAAACTGAACAACCTTTCTTTCTGTAGAATGTTGAAGAAACCATTTATCATCACAAACAACTTTTCCTTCTGTAGAATGTTGAAGAAACTATTCATCATCTCAGACAGTAAATTTATAGATCTTAGAGAGATGAAAACATGTCACCTAAACAAAACTAATATTACTAAAAGGAATTGATATGATTTCGACGAAAGTTTGTATTTTTCGTGAAACATCTTTCTAGAGTTTAGAACTGCTAAAGCACAAACCGGAATGCGTTTCTTTCGGTAGAATGTTGTACAAACAATTCATTATCTCAGACAGTAAATTTATAGATCTTAGAGAGATGGCTACATGTCACCtaaacaaaactaaaattacTAACTATATTAATAAtcaaaaaattaatatgatttgGACAAATATTTGTATTTTTCCTGAAACATCCATATGGTGTTCAGAAATGCTACAGCAGCAACCTTTCTTTTTGAAGAATAAGTGAAGAAACTATTCATCGTCTCATATAGTAAATTGATAAATCTTAGAGAGATGGATACTGGTCACCTAAACAAAACTAGAATTACTGATCAAGGAATCCATCTTTTGACGATTTGGAGATCAGCTCGCAAACAGTCAACTAGCAGAATAATAACGATCAACAAGAACCataatttgtttatattttacTAAAAGTACATCTTACTATATCAAACAAATCATATGATGTAAATGAAAAACACATGAAGATCCTCCTCATCCATTCAAATAACAGTTTAGACAGTTTGTGATGATTGTAGGCTGGAGATATCGCATTGTGCATTGAACAACAGATCAGAGGCATTCAATATCGTAGGCATGCACTAACTCACCTCAACAAAACCTGCCCTCCTCTGTATCACTTTCTCCATTCATTTTTAAGTTCAATTCCAACAACTACTTTTATATTATCATATCATTCAAAACGTGGATGCTTAAATGCTTCCAAGACAACACAGTTCACCATAATCTAAATTCTTGTAATGgcaaatgtaaaataaaatgctTTAGACTAAACAGCCACAACATGCTGCGTATGACCTCAcctaggaattttttttaagacaTAACATAAGGTATGCTTCAGTTCTAGACAACTTCGATCAATGCAACTGATCATACCTCTACTGAATTGTTATGATTAACTTGACTCCTTGCAATatagtgaatcacaacattatCAGCAAACACGTTTAAACAACAAACATTGTTTTGCTCGGAAACCTGTGATTAAGTGTCACCAAGGCTGTCTGGAACTTCCTCCACCATTTTCCATCCTATCCCCACCATACGCTACTGATTCAAttagatacaaaaatagaaaaaaaatcagtttCAAATGATATACCACCATTTTTATAAGCAAACAAGATATATCATGAATGTAGCCATATAGATATTTAATTCAAGCTTAGCAGCATGAATCACAAAGCATATCCAGGCACATATGCTAGGGGAAAACAAAAAGATAAACCAATGCTGCACTGATGAGTTATGGCAGTATAATCCACGAAGTAAGATAGCAAAACTAAACAGTAGATAAGAACACATATTGGCTCAAATGCAGTGCCCTAAGTAGCTCACAGAAAATCATGAGGAAAGTGCTAAGCCACATATGTAAATGGTGTGTGGCTGACTATAATTTGTTAGAATAGAACGAATGAGAAACAATCAGAAAAGTCTGAATTGCAATAATCTAATAGTTCTCCATTCATGTTCCAGCACTAAAAAAGTAACACCCATAGTAGTCAATCGCGGCCTGTCGCAGATGACCCCCAAAAATGAAATCCCATACAAGGGAAGGCCGCTATCGCTTGCTATTGATAACTATGCTGACACCTTACGAACACAAGTTCAAATTCTCAAAATAAGCAAGGAACAAACAAGGTTTTCATATTTTCAACATTAATAAATGACACAACATAAAAGGAAGGGTTACCAATTATCGGCATGACACGGTAGCACCTGGTTAGGACTTAGGAGAAGCATGAGTAATCAATTGGTCACTTTGTGTAGCCTCCTCCCCCAATGAAGAAGCCTCAACAGTAAGGAACCAGCCGTCATTGAAACCATTAAAGGCATTTGTGACAGACATGGAATCTGAAAGGTCATAAATGTAGCCGGTGCGGTGAACCTTAATCCCATGAATATGAATGTGGCCAAATTTGGGAAAGCATGAAGGGTGTTCGGACTCGATTCTCTCTACATATAAAATAAATGATGAAGAATCATGAATGAATAATGAAAGAtaggaaaagaaagagagaagaagaaggaattaAGATTACTACTTTTGAGGTCGGAGACGGTGTCGTGCTCATAAACGGGGACTGCCAAGTGCGTATCGAGGTTGGTGTCGATGAACACGGCGTTGCTGTTGGTTGTTTTCTTGGTGGCGTTGGCGTTGGTGTTGTCAGAATTCAGCGACGACGCCATTTCACGAAACCAGAGAGGGTGGTTCACTCACGTTACCCCAGTAAAACCCTTCTTCCTTCCTTGCCTTGCCTCGCTAAGAATGCTTCCACCTATTCTGAGTCAGTTTTTGAAATATTTGTCATATCTTTGCTTATGTTACAGCAGTTGGTAGGAAATTAAacaggtttttggaaaattgaaattgatcaTAGCAAAACTAGGTAAAGCAcgttgttgattgtgataagTGAAGTAAACTTATTCTCCTTTTGTACACACAATATTGTGAAGATAAGAGTGGAATTTGAGTTGTaggataaatttttattttgttattcaGAGTTCATTCAACATTTAATGTCAGAGCCCGGAGCCTGTGCACCCAATACTTTTATTATGTACATGGGCGAATCATTTTACTTGTGGGCTGATAAAGACTGTTCAACTCAATTCTTGAACCTTAGTGTCTTGTGGGGTTGTGGTCCGATATGGGCGCACCAATATTACGTAAATGTGGGCTAACCAATATGATGTAATTAATGGGTCGGACAACCCATGACTCAGTAAGTCAAAACCCAAGATATATATAAAGGACaccgcccaagcggtgggggatccaacgCATTTTCACTCATTTCATGCTTTGCTTAGTTTATTGCTTCTCTCGAATTGCTTAGCCCTGAGGAGGAAGTTTCATACCGAAACACAGTACATTCGCGTAAAAGACTCTTGTGTTTTCTAAAGAATATCTCTAAATAGTTACTGTAAATCCATCTTCTTACTAATTAATGgataaaatattttcttatatCTGTTTTTATTCATCGGAAAACATTTTCTTATATCTCTAATTAGAGATCAAGCAgcacatttaattttttatttaatgtgtattttatatacttttttttgataagcaaagtAATATATTGataagcacaaggggtgctaacccAAATACAAAGATAGAGATGAAAAGCAAACTACAAACCAGATGATAGATTACTATCCTGACTAACTACCCCATCAAATACACTCAAAATCCCACCATTAAGGCCCAGTAAGCATAGGTACATAGTGCTCCCACTCAAACCAAAACCAACACAAGGAACATGCACAATAGTACAACAGGTCAATAATACCAAACTTTGGCCAGCCAGCAGTACACATACTCAGCCATAATTTAGACTCAAAAACTCAGTACCCCCATAATTGAGCCACCCAAACAGCAGTACGCCAAAACTATATCTGCAGAACATTTCACAACCATTAACCCACCCCTCTAGAGAGTATGCAAGCACGCAACAGGGCTTGTTTTCCATTCGAAAATTGAGAAACTAACTCCTTTCAACTTATTCCGGATCCAATTCTAAGACCGAAACTGTATGATGTCAAGTAGATACTCATGGTCAAAAACAGCAGATCCAAACACAATGTCGTTTCGCAGAAGCCATACAGACCATACTATTGCAAGCCACACAACAAGCTCTCCTTGGCGTTGTCTGTTGTTCCTTCCCTGGCGTGGAAATTGTAGAAAATGCACAGAGAGGGGAACAGAGTTAGAGGCATCCAAATTTGTTAACCAAACATTACATGCCTCCCAGACTTCCCTGACCTTCAGACATGAGGACATGAGATGGACTGGCGTTTCCATCTCTTCATGGCAAAGAGCACACATCACATCAGCCTGAGCATCAAGAACACCAATCCTTTGAAGCTACTGCCTACATGGTAAACGGTCCAGCAATAATCGCCATGCAAACGCCTTGACGTTTGAAGGAACAAGTGTAGCCCATAAACGACTCAGAGCTGCACTTGGTTCACCATCTTCATGTACCTGCAAAAATAAATAAGCACTGTTAACTGTATAAAACCCCTCAATATTTGGGGACCACCTCCATACATCAGATTGATTCTCAAGTAAAGTGACCACCCCAATCTCCTCACACATATTCTGGACCCAACCCTTCTCCCTCTCACTCAAATCACGTCTCCATTTAAAATTCCACTTCCATCCCTCACTCACCCATTCACCCATATCTGTTATCATGGCATATTTCTGACGAGACAGATTATAGAGACGATGGTAACGAACATCAAGCTTCCCATTTCTTGTCCAATTTTCCAACCAGAAACAGGTTGCATCCCCATTTCGAACCGTCTTAACTAGCCCAGCCTCAAACCAATTGACTCCATGCTGATCACTACAAACAGCTTGAATATCCCTCCACCATGGCGATACAACCACCCGACCTTTTTTGCTGTATTTTGCCTTGATCACTTGGCACCAGAGGCTCATTGGTTCATGAAGGTAACGTCAACTCCATTTTCCCAGTAAAGCTTTGTTAAAAGACACCCAATCCTTGAGGCCAAGCCCCCCAAATTCCTTAGGCTTACACAGCTGCTCCTAACTGACCCACGCTATCTTCCTCTCCTCTGGCGTACCACCCCACAAAAAACTCCTCATAATTGCTCTACATTTTTTCTCAACCCCCACTGGAATCTTAAAGTAAGACAAATAGAACAACGGGAGAGAGGAAAGCACACTTTGGATTAAACAAATCCTTCCTCCAAAAGACACATGTCTCCGCCTCCACGATGTGAGCTTAGCACGCATCTTCTGTAGTAGAGGGTCCCAGGTAGAGGAGGACCGAGCTTTACTTCCCACAGGGACACCAAGATAGGTAAAGGGAATAGACATCACCGCACAATGGAGGAGGGAAGCCAGCCTATTTGTGAGACCACCGTCCACAACAACTGTTGCTaacttgcttttgtgaaaaTTTACTTTCAGCCCTGACACTAATTCAAAACACCGAAGCATGCATTTTACCGCTTTAGCGTTCTGAACAGTTGCTTCCCCCAGGAAAATTGTATCATCTGCAAATTGAAGGATTGACACCTCCAGCTGCCCGTCACCCACACCATACCCCTTAAATCTGCCCAATCGGACTGCTTGCCTGAGGAGACCATTGAGGCCTTCAGCTACGATCAGAAATAAGAAGGGGGCAAGAGGGTCACCTTGCCTGAGGCCTCGCTCCATTTTAAATTCAGTGGTAGGACTTCCATTTAGTAGAACAGAGACCGATGCAGATTTAAGACAACTCGATATCCACTGCACCCACTTTTGGCTAAACTGCATCCTTTCCATCATGTAAACAAGAAAGCTCCAATCCACAGAGTCATACGCTTTCTCATAGTCAACTTTTAGCACCATTGTAGGCCTCTTCTGGTGTTTAGCCTCATGGATTACTTCATCCGTAATCACAACGCTATCAAGCATATTCCGCCCTCCAAGGAAAGCAAATTGTGTTTCATCAATGACCTTCCCCATGACCCGTCTGAGCCTATTAGCAAGGAGCTTTGAAATTACCTTGTACATGCATCCAATTAGAGATATAGGTCTAAAGTCGTTTAACTGCTGATGGGAATCAATTTTAGGCACCAATGCAATAAAAGAAGCATTGCATCCCTTAGGCCACATCCCGCTCCGCCAGAAATCAGTCAACACCTGAGCAAAATCAGCTTCCAGAACATGCTAGAACCTTTGTAAAAATCTGAAGTTAAAGCCATCCGGCCCGAGGCTTTTATCTCCGCCACAACCCCACACTGCTTCCTTGATCTCAACCTTTTCAAATGCTGCAGTAAGTAAGTGATTATCATCTGAAGTGAACCTTTTAAAAGGCACCCCATCCAACGTGGGTCGGGTTTCCTGGCTATTTGCAAACTTGGCCGTAAAAAACCGCAGCACTTCTGACTTTACCAATGTCGGCTCTTCCTCCCAGTGACCGTCAATCAAAATCCCTACAATAGAGTTTGTTTTCCTTCTCCAATTGATAGTAGAGTGGaaaaatttggaattctgtctcCTTCCTTAATCCATTTGGAGCGGGATTTTTGACAC contains:
- the LOC130725971 gene encoding uncharacterized protein LOC130725971, with the protein product METTHLHYCHQGSTFLVHPPRPPQPLPLPLPWRHHHHHLLSRSRAVSCSSNKIPRWDSNAETFPPRNFSRANSQEEEAEDDEEEEFGNKRRWWSDDSPGIETESSGIWEDAIDNMWIFKIFKSYGWTLPIILASWLLATGPKALLMTLAIPLGQSALALAFEKLWGRSESKPRRKYRMRRKPRTANGNRVEEEPEENPKTNKGKKTGYQSWVVENNGSVGTDRGNREAPSFGGWDELERSRPATRSSRAMGGSQRMPTEAGRLSRRERKSDTPLLLRLLIAVFPFLGSWTKML